Genomic DNA from Chanos chanos chromosome 6, fChaCha1.1, whole genome shotgun sequence:
AGAAACTAATCTACATATACATAGCACTTAGGTCCTACAGACCAAAATCAACCACGAAAATCATGGTTGAAAGGAATCATCATACTCTCACAAGTATCCAAAGAATGCATCAGAAGAAAACGAaaactaattttaaaaaaagaaagaaagaaagaaagaaagaaagaaaaaaacttttttttttctccgtacAGTCTGATTTGTAATAAGTacacttgagaaaaaaaaaccctgtctgaTCTGTCGGAGCAGTTATGCagtaaaactaaaacaaacaaacaaacaaaacaaacaaacaaacaaacaaacacaagataACACCCAAGGCGGGGTTGGGGAAAGTTTTTAGCACATGactgaaaaacattcagttttgtgACAGACATCACTGTGGTGAGTTAATTTAACGAGCTCATTGAGATTTGTTTGCCACGGTGATCACTGATTTAGAAAAACGACGATGAACAGTCTGTGGGAGCAGTCACTCACCTGCGTCATCACGTCCGTTCATTACACCTTTAAGGACATTAGTGGAACTAATTACAGTGTACGCTGCGTCTGCTCTCCAGTGACTCTGAGGACGGACTGTTTGTTTACGCCGCTTTCTTCTATGGATGATCAAAGAGATTATCGCTCGGTTCAGTGTCACATTACCTCCACCATCTGGTCGGAGGATAGAAGTACAACTGCGGTTACACAAAATTCAAGTATTCAAACCATCGCTCACGTTTTATTCTCTTATTCGTAACTCCTGtttcacctcctctttttccccctttacaGAATATGGGGCAGGCCAAAACTGTTTCTCTCGGAGAAGTTGAGtaggtcagtgtgaatgtgataaTTAACGACTCCTGTGGTGGTCTGGAATGTCACGGGCCTCCTACACAGCCGTATTTTGTATTTGATGTCGCTATGTTAAATTCTCTGCCCATCACTCTCTCCGTTATGGTCAACGTTACCGCATTAGTAATGCGAAAGAAATAGCTATGACCAGAATTCTACCGTAATTTATGTCTCTAAATATTACATACGCAAAGTTACACTTTCCCGAGAGATGAAGCCGATTATGATTATTACGATAATTATTGTTCGAACTCTTGTGCGCCAGTCTGTGTAATTGTTTGACATACGCAGATTCTTTGAATTACGTTTATGGACAGACACAGGTTTTATAGTCCACATGTATACAGGCATTATTACAGGTATTCTCCTTGTTGtctctcaatttctctctcatgtgttaaATATAACACTTAGTTACCATGTCAACCTCTCTCCGCCCCACCCACCCTCACAAAATAATCAGAGACACCACGGTTACCCAGACATGATACCTATAAAAGGACATGATACCAGGACATTTTCTGTTGcaaaaaggtgagagagaaagagagagaggacaaggaATATGACATGGAATTTGGGTCAATCATGTAGTCATTGGAGAGGCCAGATActctgaaaatgatttaaaagatCTTCCCTATCCTGAGGCAGTGAGAGCGCCTattaaatcatttcaaacagatATTCAGCTGTTAttcagctcttttttcttttcccctcagtgGAGGATCCTGTTGAACGGCTGCTGTAACACACCTGTGAAACATGACGACTTCTGACACAAAGGTGAGTCTCTCTTTTGtggctgtctttgttttttcctggtCTCATTTCCCTGAGTGAACATCATCTCCTTGTGCTGAAGCTGTGTTCCCAAGACCAAGTAAGGTAAATTAAATCTAACCGTTCAGTGACAAGATAAGTAGGCTTCCAGTTTGAACTGGGCAGCTCTTCTCAGTACTGAAGAAAAACAGTACTGAATTTTCAGTAGTACTGAGGTTTAGTCCTGTGACCATGCTAACAAGAACATGACGATGATTTAGAAGTCTTCACAGTTTCTCTTACTTAACACTCATAATTCACAGTCTTAACCTTTTGTTATTCATTCTAATAAACTTTGAATAAGACTGCATGTCTGAGACCTTTACTGacaatttcttcattttaagcATAATTGAGGTCAGAAAAGAAATTGGTCATGAAGCCAAGAATAGAGAAAGACTGGACAGGGTTATACAAGTCACAGTGAATATATGCAAATTTAGATCATTCAGCATTGGTACTGTctcttcagacacacaccctgtaCATTTTTGATGAGTAATGCGGTCTAAAATGTCAATACAGATTACTGTGAAAACACGACTCATGTAAAAAGAGAACCAATTTAATCAGTATATgcaaatatacatgtatataatTCCTGATTATTATGCATACATTAAATGACTCATCTGAAGTCCGTCCAGGATGATTTATCTAATCATCAGGCCCTGAAATCCAGCTCAGTTTGATGatcagatgtgtctgtgtttttctgttgttctgtagGGGGACTTTCTCTCCGTGGGGGATTCTTACACGTTCACGGTCGACGTTAGTGAGTTCTCACCAGAGGAGGTCATCGTCTCCTCCTCTAACAACCTCATACAGGTCTGGGCCGAGAGGGTAAGCGGAGCCGAACGAAAAACTGATGAACGTCAACACACGGCTGTTCTCTCCCGTCTTCCTCCTAGTTtttctcactctatctctctattCCTGTTGACCTGATCTctggcccctccccctccccctctccctccatcccatCCAACGAAATTCAGCTGACAAAGGACGGCACGGTCGTGAACAATTTTTCCCACAGGTGCCAGCTGCCGGGGGACGTGGATCCGCTGTCCGTGACGTCATCGCTAGGGGCGGGCGGCATGCTGACAGTCAAGGCCCgtaaacacacaacagaacaacagcCTTCAATGGAAACTGATTCATCTTCTTAGTCGTCCTCAAGATCAAAGCACTGAATCTGACTGAGACGATACTTGACTTTTTATTACAGATGTAAGACTTCATCGATACTGCTGTTGGCGAGAATTAATGTCAAATGTTTATCATCATTTatgagaaatgacatttcttGGAGATAAGCCTGTTACTGtaagaaatatgagaaataCAGCCAACATAAGACCCCATCCTGTGTTAGCTTGCTTTCAAATATCAATGTTCAGACAAGCTCATCAAATTGTTATAAGTCATACAATACATAAAGGGACGTTTTGAGTTTCATGTCTCTTGTACTTTTACTGCAGGATTCACAGGCATGCTGAAGTAACAGTTAGTTGAAAACTTGGAAAACTGAAGTCTTGGAATAGACATTTAAGAACATAGATGCCAAATAATTTTGTCTGGAGCAATCGAACAGTAATAAACAGTAACCATGCTGAACTATTTCCACTGCCCTGTCAAAGGCATAAATCTGTGTATTAGATGTGATATATATAATACATGTACAAGTATTCTGTTTACATTATACTGCCCTCATGTGGCAGAATAGGGAACTGCAGCATGTAAAGCCCAGGACTCAGAAACTCACAAACGCCAGGACTTCACATGCAAATTCAACACCAGCTATCATGTCTTTGGACATTACTTTATTGCAgtatatatgtttttaaaacaaaactaaatttaTTTTAACCAGTATGAAGTCAATATGTTGCCTTAAATGCACTCTGGCACTATCTGAAACACTGTCAAACTTGCattaggaaaatgaaaatgttcaattctgaacagagacacatacaggGGGTGAATTTAAGTGACCACAGTCATTCAGAGAGCAGAGCTGCCAAATGTTTCCTGTGAAAAAGATAGTGTTTATATTTGAGGACAATAACAAGACTTCTAATGGTCCAGACTTGTACCTCAGTGAAAGATTTCATCTTCTCAAGTGAgctgtttccatcgcattaaGGTTCTAACGTGGATTCTCTCCACCCCTGCCATGGAAGCAAAtgagttcagacacacacagtgaacattCATCAGGTCTTCACACACCCATCCAAGAGAATGACTCTCAATGTAACAGTACAAATGAGTCTATCCCTCATACAGCAGTCAAAACAAGTCCCGCTCTCCCCTGATACAGCATTCAAAATGAGTCCCGTTCCCCCTCCTCACACAACAGTCAAACTGAGTCATAGATGTCTCCTCATGCAGCACTCAAAATGAGTCAGTGTCACCTCCTGATCCAGCAGTTAAAACCGACGTCAAGACCGAAGACCTCGCTGAAGCCTAAACCATGATCTCTGTGGTGGCGTCCCCAGGTTCGGTTTGGGTTGGGGGAGGGACAGAGCCGGCAGCCGTACAGTCCTGGTGCCACAGGTTCTCCGCCAGGGAGTTTAAGAGGGGCGCCACCTCCCCCAGCCCTCCTGCCACGTCCCCGCCCATGCAGAAGACGGGGACACCCCACACCTCCTGAAACCGGTTCACCTCACTCTCCGTcacgtctgtgtgtatgaacagGTCAAACCTTCACTGTCAAGGATGAAACATTCATtcaatgccacacacacaaaatctcttcCATAAGAGAGTTCCATCTCTACAGTAAATGTATAGTATATATACAATGGCACTAtactatgctgtgtgtgtaatgatagTAATGATTTATGGAAGCACAGATGCAGATGAATTTTGAACATTCCACAGCATGTACCGCTGCACCTGGCTCAAACCGACAAACCCCAGATTACTTtaacacaaactgaaacagaCTGGGCACTTCTGAAACAGCTGTATAATCATATAATCACACGACACAACAAATCAGGCTGATGCATTCACATATAGATACAAATACATCAGGCATaaactctctttatttctctctctctctctctctcacacacacacacacacacacacatgccagtcATCTGAGTGAAGGATACTTCGTTCCCACCACTAATTTAACAATTCTGTCTGTCGGCTCTGTGATCCGAGCCATCTGATTGGATAAATCTTCAAAAGAGGCATGGTCCGTGAAGGAGAACAGGAAGAGGATGGCATCCACTTGTTCCTTGCAAGACTGTGGaagaagagacacacacacacacatacatacacacacacacacacatacacacacaaacacagacacacacacaaacacacacacacacacacacacacagacacacacatacacacaaacacacacacacacacacacacaaacacacaaacacacacacacacacatacacacacacacacacagatttcagagagaaaaaaacagctaagCACCATTGAAAAGAGGAGCTAAGTTTGCTCTGTTAATTCAAGGTGAGAGTAacagaatgtgtatgtgtgtgacggagacagagagagagagagagagagagagagagagagatggagagaaagagagagaaagagaatgagagaggttATAGGTCTCCATACGGGCAGCATGTGATCGAATCTCCGTAGGGCATTTTCTCCACAATCCCACAGCTGGAAACGGAAGAAAAGCACACGACCACTCTCTCTCAACCTCACTGGCCAGAACACCACCGTTGTCTCTAtgcctggccaatcagagagcagctttcAGCAATGGGATAGCACTACATCTCCTCACTCAACGTGTATCAAAGTGATTCCTGACTGCTGACAGCACCTCGCCATGGCCCATACATGAGGAAAGGCATAAATGCCTGTACTTAACAATGGTCTTGTTTAGTTAtagaaataaatgcaaaaacGCAAACCTGTTAGGTAAGGCTGCTTGGGTTTATGCAGTGGATAAAAACACCTCAATGTGTCAAAGTGTCAGTCGCATCccaaagagagaacaaaagttTTACCAAAAATCACAAATTGATCCTTAATAAACCCATCAACCTTGtatattatttcagttttcactcaTCAGAAGttattttgattcatttgaCGTACGCTGAGTACAGAATACCACGTACACTGAAGGCACAAAGTTTATTCATTACAGCCAGACTGTAATGAAGAGTGCGTTTACTGGATGTATAGACTCACCTGTGGTCTCATAATGCATAGTAGGAATGTCATGTCCTGCCAGACGGGCAGCCAGGGCGGTCTTGCCAACCCCACTCTTTCCCGAGATAAAGATCTTGTATCGAACGATATCTACGTTCATATGAGGTGGCAACACTGGAGCTTCCAACAGTCCTGTTCAACAAGCCGGATAAGATAAAGATGCGTGTCAAAACACTTAATTTACTACAGCCTATACTGAACATGACTTTAGAAGAATTATCCCTATTAAAAAGGCATCTAGGTTTAAGGACAGCAAGTTTTACAAGGGCAGAAAAATTAAAATCTGTCTGATCTGTACCTAAGGTGCAGGTAACATGTGTACCCATATACTGGCCgtgaaacagctttttttttctccttcgcCATCGTCGATGTACATAAAATTGTTTCTGGATCAGCTCAAATGAGGTAGTGAAAACCCAGCTGCTAATGACGCTCACCGAAACCATAGTGACAATCAAACATACCAAACTTTCTGCGTTTTCTCTTGTGCAGGATCTTGCTGAAGAATTCTTTGCTCTCTGCGCACCGATGCCAGTTCGGTACGATCACTGACCCGGGTACGACAGATGGCATATTGTTGCTTTCAGTTTTTGTTCTGACACAAAATACTCAAATTAACGTGTGACTGCAGTTATACGGAGGATGAGATGCGCTAAAGCTAACATCAGTGAGAAATTGGAGTTCAAAATGGACGCAGAGAAGATTACGTTTCAAAGTAAAAGTCTTAAAGCGAGAAAATCTTGCTTTGGCAAgaaattatgaaaaatacatgGAGAATGTCTATTAATTTTGGAGAGCTGAACAAAGCACTCTTATAACTAAAATTCAGAATTacttactgtttttctttctttctttcttttttttttttacctttttagtTTCACATTTCATTGATACCAAACACTGATGTACCTTAAGAGCAAGGGTCCTGTTTTTAAAATTCACCACtcataatcaattcctcccagCTGTCACTACCAAATGTCTTTCCTGAATATCGAAACTAATATTTACTAACATTTCAATAATTTTTCTGCAGATCAACCACTAGCGTAGCACAGATTGCCAACTGTTACAGAATGGCCAAGGGATTTCAGTGAGTACGTCCAAATATGGAGAGCACTTCACTTGTCAGAGGGTGTCTGGAAGCCTACCTGACCGACTACCTATTGAAGATAACAGAAACTTGTTACACAAGAGAGTCCAATCCATGCCACTTGACAAAGCGCAGCAGTAAGGTAACTGAGACAGACTGCACTGTGATGATATTTGTACAGTTATTTTTATTGAGAGGCCTCAGCTCTTGCATATTACAACTGTTGGCTTTGATAAGGCAAACGCAAGAATGGATTCACCAGCTAattgacacagaaaaaaaaaactgaaaaaaagcgTGTGGTAAGGGTGGGAGGCCCCTAAGCATGCACTGATGGCTCAGAATGCAATGTACAGcctggtgtatatatatatacaaaaaccaaaaaccaacgGAGAAACCTAAAGAAAATGGCACAAATCTCAAATCTACCGAACTACAAAAACAGAATAGAATAActttaatctgaaaaaaaaaagctttttaaaaaaaagagtgagaggaagagagagagagcaagagagagagagagagagagagagagagagaaagagagagagagagagagagagagaggcagagaatatcagagtgagttagagagagagagagagagacaaaatctttttcttttgtataatttgaaaccaaacaaaaaaatatatcttCATTTTGTGGTCTTCctgacactgaaataaaaagaaatatccAACCAGATATCAA
This window encodes:
- the cplane2 gene encoding ciliogenesis and planar polarity effector 2, producing MPSVVPGSVIVPNWHRCAESKEFFSKILHKRKRRKFGLLEAPVLPPHMNVDIVRYKIFISGKSGVGKTALAARLAGHDIPTMHYETTGIETTVVFWPVRLRESGRVLFFRFQLWDCGENALRRFDHMLPSCKEQVDAILFLFSFTDHASFEDLSNQMARITEPTDRIVKLVVGTKFDLFIHTDVTESEVNRFQEVWGVPVFCMGGDVAGGLGEVAPLLNSLAENLWHQDCTAAGSVPPPTQTEPGDATTEIMV